From a single Arachis hypogaea cultivar Tifrunner chromosome 3, arahy.Tifrunner.gnm2.J5K5, whole genome shotgun sequence genomic region:
- the LOC112789691 gene encoding uncharacterized protein encodes MDPRVKGKGVKGHRSSRTTAAAAISTTSTSSGTSVVPDFQSELLSQQPYLMVPNPGYTGLPPPSWPTPGCMGPPPPPPPPILIPPLLRNSSLLVDSETPGSSSTSLPSETASVPNIVTKERLVPDGKTSWLPFPPGSQKITEIIKKRYDKSYKKFGDVPLPTKKLWFKEWKSHFLIDDDDDEFFWRAFKYRTSKRFSQMMSDIREGVDTTHEWLIPAYKKVLERYWETDEKWKNIRKEARENRASLLGGSVHCGGSIPLSSTIERMKKQLGRTPTHEEVFKETHTLKSDKSKWVNKHSQDTHEKFIKKLAEVQAQHAEAQAQGMELQPIDEDLIWEEVCGGQKKNRVYGKWSFFSSSIKSGTTSANSVSGRAPRNQNSVPDLREQIHNLNEELFQRVTQQIDERISKLLDTRLAPLEKTQKILEKLERAIGKAKKEKLKQKRWNEAYVSYYEKVRASSSSSAVPLPPPPPPPSMRLMLAMMRMKMTLKTIADSFSMVEQYTRNYS; translated from the exons ATGGATCCTCGGGTCAAGGGTAAAGGTGTCAAGGGTCATAGAAGTTCTCGCACCACTGCCGCAGCCGCTATTTCAACCACCTCCACCTCTTCTGGGACTTCGGTTGTGCCAGATTTTCAGTCAGAATTACTTAGCCAGCAACCGTATTTGATGGTACCTAATCCAGGCTACACGGGTCTTCCTCCACCAAGTTGGCCTACTCCAGGATGTATGGGTCCCCCTCCTCCACCCCCTCCTCCAATTTTGATTCCTCCTCTGCTTCGCAATTCCAGTCTATTAGTTGATTCAGAGACACCTGGAAGCTCTAGTACATCTCTTCCATCAGAGACTGCATCGGTTCCTAATATTGTCACAAAAGAAAGATTGGTTCCTGATGGAAAAACAAG TTGGTTACCTTTCCCTCCTGGTTCTCAGAAGATTACAGAGATCATCAAAAAACGATATGATAAATCGTACAAAAAGTTTGGAGATGTCCCTCTTCCGACAAAGAAGCTTTGGTTTAAGGAGTGGAAG AGCCACTTtcttattgatgatgatgatgatgagtttttCTGGAGGGCTTTCAAGTATAGGACAAGTAAGCGATTTAGCCAAATGATGTCAGATATCCGTGAGGGTGTGGATACAACCCACGAATGGCTAATTCCTGCTTACAAAAAGGTATTGGAAAGGTATTGGGAAACAGATGAGAAATGGAAAAATATAaggaaagaagcaagagagaatcGAGCGTCACTCTTAGGTGGTTCTGTCCATTGCGGTGGTTCTATTCCATTGAGCTCAACTATAGAGAGGATG AAGAAGCAGTTGGGCCGTACACCAACCCACGAGGAGGTCTTCAAAGAAACCCACACACTTAAAAGTGACAAGTCTAAATGGGTGAACAAGCACTCTCAAGACACTCAT gagaaatttataaaaaagttgGCAGAAGTTCAGGCTCAACATGCCGAGGCTCAAGCACAGGGAATGGAGCTACAACCAATTGATGAAGACTTGATTTGGGAGGAAGTGTGTGGTGGGCAAAAGAAGAATCGAGTTTACGGAAAATGGTCATTCTTTTCTAGCTCTATCAAGTCTGGAACCACTTCTGCCAATTCTGTATCTGGAAGAGCACCAAGAAATCAAAATTCTGTTCCTGATTTGCGAGAACAGATTCATAATCTCAATGAAGAGCTTTTTCAGCGTGTTACTCAACAAATAGATGAGCGTATTAGTAAGTTGTTAGATACACGCTTGGctcctttggaaaagactcaAAAGATATTAGAAAAGTTGGAACGGGCAATTGGAAAGGCCAAAAAGGAAAAGCTGAAACAGAAGAGATGGAATGAGGCTTATGTTAGCTATTATGAGAAGGTTAGAGCGTCAAGTAGTTCTAGTGCAGTTCCACTACCACCGCCACCGCCGCCACCCTCAATGAGGCTTATGTTAGctatgatg